A window of Henckelia pumila isolate YLH828 unplaced genomic scaffold, ASM3356847v2 CTG_466, whole genome shotgun sequence genomic DNA:
ttggcttaaaaaatgGCACTAAAGCTCTCTTTCCACAACAAACTGAACAGCCAGCAATTCGACAGACAGAAATATGTTTAGACCAATATAAAAATCATACGTACAGAAAAAGAATCTGAATCTTTCGTCACCAAATAAAAAACCATACAAGTAGAAAAAATTATGGATATCCCCTGAATGTCTGAAAAGAATGATCTACTCAGATACAGTAATCAAAAAAACAAATTGAATTCTAACCTCAAATATCACAAAATAGTCCAACACAACGTATTCAGAAAATCCCTGAAATCAAAGAAGTCCAAACAATACAAACACCCCAAGTAGTATGAGCCACACAATGTGAACCAGCAAAAGGGCCTGTCCAGCTGATCCGCCATTGCCAACCTCGCAGACTCCCAATTTCTTGACACGTGCTCCGGCGCAGTGAGCATCGGGGCATCCACACCAATAGGTGACGCCGTCATCCCCGCAGACCGGATCAGCCCGGAAACATTTCACCGGGCAGGAATTTTGGCCCGAATTTGACGGGCAGAGGTCATTTTCCTGTGGATCGGAAGGTAGCTGTTTGATGACATCAGTGTCCGATCGGACGGTGGGAGCGAGAACGGTGGCGACAAGAAGAACGAGGAAGCAAATCGAGAAAGATTTTTCGGTGAACAACTGCATCTCGGCGAGCTTTAAGAGATCAATTAAAGCTCACCGATTGAAAAATATATCCCTTGATTCCCACCTCTCCACTATTACGATGAAAATGGCTTCCGGATTCAGCGGAATTTGATGAGAAATGCAAAATTTTCGATTCTAGGGTTTTGCTTTCATTGATGGGAATGTGATTTGGGCGAAAGCGAGGAATTTCTTGTGGAAGATGTCAACAATGTGCTTATTCCGTTACTTTTCTGCACACcgtttcaattcaaaatttcaaacatcgaggactatataaatttaattcgTATTTGAAAACTGGGATTTTTTTGTGTGACtcaaaaaatttgatttatgtGGTTATGTATAAAATTTTTAGAATTGAAAGTAATCCAATTCAAAATTATCGTTGGGAATATCACAAAAATTCTCATTAGACCATTTCTTGTGTCGATTCTGTGATATTGATTTCTGACCCGAACCATCtcgtaaaaaatattatttttatgttgacaTGTTACATTTTAAACGTAAATATGGAACGGATAaacttattttttaatatagttATGCAATACTGACTCATAAAAATCCTACTAAGCATTATTAGAACTAGTATCTCGGAGCACGCATTGCGTGCTCGTACAATCAtagttttgttttttaatttatttttgttttataaatatttgtaattaaattataaaataaataaaaaagggtaaataaaaatttgaaaaacaaaaaaaaaactaattaaggGTATTATTGACATATTAAAAAATGTTCACCGAAATTTAGTTATTATTCACATCTCTCCCTTAATTAATAGTATAGataaaaaaatgatgaatttGTTTTCTTTAGTTTTGTTAATTTCAAGTTTATACGGACAAACACACACTGTAATCGATCAAAGACTAACTAAATATGTAATCGATAAACATTTGTGTATCTTCTTCCTGGTTATAACTTCTTTAACTAAAAGACTAAGTTAGTCACACACACATGTTTCATACTCTTgtgggatatatatatatatatatatatattaccacGTTTACGAATAActctattttttattattactcTATTTAGATGAAGATAATTCAAATCAATAgatttttttgtgtatctgtTGATTAATAACGcatcaataaattaaatgcaAAATTATACATTACTTATTTATACAttagttatatttttatttatacatTAGTTATATAAAATAGAATGAAATTCAATTACGTTATTATTTAGTGGACTTAAAATACATTAATTAACatgaattaatatatatatatatatatataaatatgaaaagAGCGAATTTGAAGTTTATGgtattatttttttacacaataaaaatatatttgaaatacatatattgaaattttttcatcCAATCACAATCTAAgacatttatttataataatgaTTTAGGCCTCCAAAATATCAATTATGGGACACCAACACATCTCTAATTTAAGTAGGTCTCTTGTGAGATGGTCTGATTCGTGAGACGGGTCGACTTTGactatatttacaataaaaattaatacttttgacataataAGCAATACTTTTTCATGTATAACCCAAATACAAGATccatctcacaaaattgatctgTGAAACCGTCTTGCAAGAGTTTTCGAGAATTTAGAAATAGGCATTTCCATTCATTCATATACACATTCTCTATTCAACGTCTCATATTTTAGTGAAACATTTAGCTTCTCGAGATGTACATTTAATTTTTGTATAAAACGACAGAAACATCACTTCAGAAACTATATTTAAAAAAACGCCCATTGAGCGTCGAATCACCAATAGAAATTGATGGTATGTTTTAAAGAAAATGTGACTTCGATACATTTCGATATTATTATTAACATATAAATTAAGAATTATTTCTCTTCGATCAAATCGGGTTTTGGATAAACGAAAGGGGATATAGTTCAACCGTTCAAGTTTGTTTTTGAGCGAAAAGTCTTGTAGATCAAGTTAACGTGACATTGATTTGCCAGTCGGATGCTTGTATTTCGGCTCCACAAGTTAGGTTTAGCAGCTAAGCCaattaagagttttttttttgtttgtttgtctTTTTTTCATTTCCTAATATTTTAGTCAATTAATCATTTGAAATTATTATGTTATAACTAAAACACAACAGAAGATATTCCAGAAGCAATGCAAACGAATAAACAGAAAAGGAAACTTGAAACCAATAAACAATCGAAATCAAGAACACACGGGATTACTTGGTTCGAATTATGAATTAATCATACATCCAAGGATTTGGGAACATCCCATTATGAATTCACTAtaactcaatcaatatccaatcGTTACAATCCCCATTCTATCTCAACTCATGAATTAACAGAGAACAAAGAACAATATACTTGGAATACATAAGAATCAGATCTTGAAGTCCATAGCTCAGCCGTAAGCTAACTTTGAAGATAATTCTAATTTCCAGATAAGCAACGCTCGTTTTCTGGGGATACGATTCTTCAAGATAGAGAGGTTTTCTGTTTCTTGAGTTAAATCTCGATCTCAGTTCCATCAAGCCCTTAAAACCACTTAACGGCCAAAGTAACTAACCTAATGACCAATCATAGCCACTGGATCAAGCTTATCCTCAAAGACTGATCTTGACCGTCCATTGCAAC
This region includes:
- the LOC140872596 gene encoding uncharacterized protein; this translates as MQLFTEKSFSICFLVLLVATVLAPTVRSDTDVIKQLPSDPQENDLCPSNSGQNSCPVKCFRADPVCGDDGVTYWCGCPDAHCAGARVKKLGVCEVGNGGSAGQALLLVHIVWLILLGVFVLFGLL